The proteins below are encoded in one region of Deltaproteobacteria bacterium:
- a CDS encoding ABC transporter ATP-binding protein: MQARVRAEALSKIYRVGFWARKVRAVEDLSFEVRGGEIFGLLGPNGAGKTTALKMLLGFVKPTSGQAFISGERVGTVASRRDLGYLPENPALYEFLRGDEYLIFAGRLCGLSRADARRRAYELLEGVGLAGRGADRPIRKFSKGMVQRLALAQALVADPGIVILDEPMSGLDPIGRKEIRDLILQLREEGRTVLFSTHILSDVEAICDRVGILVDGRLTDCGALADLVAPDVRAVELVVENAAPDLLGRLQREGTRMLQRDRTTVLTFPNEAHAREALAAAVSVGATVVSLTPHRRSLEELFVSRARGKAAAS, encoded by the coding sequence ATGCAGGCGCGCGTGCGCGCGGAAGCGCTCAGCAAGATCTACCGGGTCGGGTTCTGGGCGCGGAAAGTCCGCGCCGTGGAAGACCTTTCCTTCGAAGTGCGCGGAGGCGAGATCTTCGGACTTCTCGGACCGAACGGCGCGGGCAAGACGACGGCGCTGAAGATGCTGCTCGGATTCGTGAAACCCACCTCGGGACAGGCGTTCATTTCGGGTGAGCGCGTCGGCACCGTCGCCTCGCGCCGCGATCTGGGATACCTGCCCGAGAACCCCGCTCTCTACGAATTCCTCCGCGGCGACGAGTACCTCATCTTCGCCGGACGGCTTTGCGGGCTTTCCCGCGCGGACGCCCGCCGCCGCGCATACGAGCTGCTCGAGGGCGTCGGCCTCGCCGGCCGCGGCGCCGACCGGCCCATCCGTAAGTTCTCGAAGGGCATGGTGCAGCGGCTGGCGCTCGCGCAGGCGCTGGTCGCGGATCCCGGCATCGTCATCCTGGACGAGCCGATGAGCGGCCTCGATCCCATCGGCCGCAAGGAGATCCGCGATCTCATCCTCCAGCTCCGCGAGGAGGGGCGGACGGTCCTGTTCTCCACGCATATCCTCTCCGACGTGGAGGCGATCTGCGATCGGGTCGGGATCCTCGTCGATGGCCGCTTGACGGACTGCGGCGCGCTCGCCGATCTGGTCGCGCCGGACGTCCGCGCGGTGGAGCTGGTCGTGGAGAACGCCGCGCCGGACCTGCTGGGCCGCCTGCAGCGGGAGGGAACGCGCATGCTGCAGCGCGATCGGACGACCGTGCTCACCTTCCCGAACGAAGCGCATGCGCGCGAGGCGCTCGCAGCCGCCGTGTCCGTCGGCGCGACCGTGGTGTCGCTGACTCCCCATCGGCGCTCCCTCGAGGAGCTGTTCGTGTCGCGCGCCCGCGGCAAGGCAGCTGCGTCCTAG
- a CDS encoding prepilin-type N-terminal cleavage/methylation domain-containing protein — translation MKKLVQKGFTLIELMIVVAIIGILAAIAIPNFIKFQARSKQSEAKANLKAVFTAEKAFFQEKDKFSSLTGEVGFSPERNNRYAYYLTGSATLEDRTGVTIPQATTFSGIAVDVFKYTTAADMPATFGGDPCSVTAVGVAAPPAPTFTAAAMGNIDADSTTDYWSVASFSRVMNPAGTCTADANNPSGEPTNDQNDVNL, via the coding sequence ATGAAGAAGCTTGTCCAGAAAGGCTTCACGCTCATCGAGCTGATGATCGTCGTTGCGATCATCGGCATCCTTGCGGCGATCGCGATCCCGAACTTCATCAAGTTCCAGGCGCGGTCGAAGCAGAGCGAGGCGAAGGCGAACCTGAAGGCGGTCTTCACAGCGGAGAAGGCGTTCTTCCAGGAGAAGGACAAGTTCTCCTCGCTGACCGGCGAGGTCGGATTCTCCCCTGAGCGCAACAACCGCTACGCCTACTACCTCACGGGCTCGGCGACGCTCGAGGATCGCACCGGCGTGACGATTCCGCAGGCCACCACGTTCAGCGGTATCGCGGTCGACGTGTTCAAGTACACCACGGCGGCGGACATGCCAGCGACGTTCGGCGGCGACCCGTGCAGCGTGACGGCGGTGGGCGTAGCTGCTCCTCCGGCGCCGACATTCACGGCGGCGGCGATGGGCAACATCGACGCCGACTCGACGACCGACTACTGGTCGGTTGCCAGCTTCTCGCGCGTGATGAACCCGGCGGGCACCTGCACCGCGGACGCAAACAATCCGTCCGGCGAGCCGACGAACGACCAGAACGACGTCAACCTCTAA